From a region of the Thermosipho melanesiensis BI429 genome:
- a CDS encoding NADH-dependent [FeFe] hydrogenase, group A6, with the protein MAKIFLNGREYEVPDGLTVLEAAEKLGVKIPTLCHHPELEPIGACRVCVVEIEGARTLQPACTTKITDGMKIKTNSDRVENAVKFNLSLIMANHPNDCMYCEADQRCELKKLVHKYDVRPIFNPTDLSDIFDDSSPSIQRDLSRCIKCQRCVRVCSEIQGMNIYSMVERGYKTVPQTAFDQPVYETECISCGQCAYLCPVGAIYETPDWKKVLKLLERKEKILVAQTAPSVRVALGEEFGMEPGSVSTGKMVASLKKLGFDYVFDTNFAADLTIVEEGTELVERFKEGGPFPMFTSCCPGWINLLEKIYPEFIPNVSSAKSPQQMMSSVVKTYFAKKIGVDPEDIIMVSVMPCTAKKDEIKRPQQKIKLEDGREIQTTDYVITTRELAKLIKLKEINFAGLQDAEFDNPLGTSTGAAAIFGVTGGVMEAALRTAYEVITNKELPKLEFTAVRGLDGIREAEIDIEGKKVKVAIAHGTANVRKLLDDIRDGKRYYDFIEIMACPGGCIGGGGQPKSLDPDILKKRAMAIYSIDELSTLRKSHENPDIQKLYEEFLEKPNSHIAHELLHTYYTDRTVKSKAIVE; encoded by the coding sequence ATGGCCAAAATTTTCCTTAATGGACGTGAATATGAAGTTCCTGATGGTTTAACCGTCCTTGAAGCTGCTGAGAAGCTAGGTGTAAAGATCCCAACACTTTGTCACCATCCAGAGCTTGAACCAATTGGAGCATGTAGGGTTTGCGTTGTAGAAATTGAAGGAGCAAGAACCTTACAACCTGCATGTACGACAAAAATAACAGATGGAATGAAAATCAAAACGAACTCAGATAGAGTTGAAAATGCAGTTAAATTTAATCTTTCTCTAATAATGGCAAACCATCCAAATGATTGTATGTATTGTGAAGCTGATCAAAGATGTGAATTAAAAAAATTGGTCCATAAATACGATGTAAGACCTATTTTTAATCCCACAGATTTATCAGATATATTTGATGATAGTAGTCCATCTATCCAAAGGGATCTTTCAAGATGTATTAAATGTCAAAGATGCGTAAGGGTATGTAGCGAAATCCAAGGTATGAACATCTACTCAATGGTTGAAAGGGGCTACAAAACTGTTCCACAAACCGCATTTGATCAACCTGTTTATGAAACAGAATGTATATCATGTGGTCAATGTGCTTACCTATGTCCAGTTGGTGCAATTTATGAAACCCCAGATTGGAAAAAAGTGTTAAAACTATTAGAAAGAAAGGAAAAGATTTTGGTTGCTCAAACTGCTCCATCAGTTAGAGTTGCTTTAGGAGAAGAATTTGGTATGGAGCCAGGTTCAGTAAGCACGGGAAAAATGGTTGCATCACTAAAAAAATTAGGCTTCGATTACGTTTTTGATACAAATTTTGCGGCTGACCTTACAATTGTAGAAGAAGGAACTGAATTAGTTGAAAGATTCAAAGAAGGCGGTCCATTCCCAATGTTTACAAGTTGTTGCCCTGGTTGGATAAACCTTCTTGAAAAAATATATCCCGAATTTATTCCAAACGTTTCAAGCGCAAAATCTCCACAACAAATGATGAGTTCTGTTGTAAAAACATACTTTGCAAAAAAAATAGGTGTTGACCCGGAAGATATAATTATGGTATCAGTTATGCCTTGTACAGCAAAAAAAGACGAAATAAAAAGACCACAACAAAAGATTAAACTAGAAGATGGCAGAGAAATTCAAACTACAGATTATGTAATAACAACCAGAGAACTTGCTAAACTTATTAAACTCAAGGAAATTAATTTTGCTGGTCTTCAAGATGCGGAATTTGACAATCCTCTTGGAACATCGACTGGTGCCGCTGCAATATTTGGTGTTACCGGCGGTGTTATGGAAGCAGCCCTTAGAACCGCTTATGAAGTCATCACAAATAAAGAATTACCAAAATTAGAATTCACCGCAGTAAGAGGATTAGATGGAATAAGAGAAGCTGAGATTGACATAGAAGGAAAGAAGGTAAAGGTTGCAATAGCTCATGGAACCGCAAATGTAAGAAAATTATTAGATGATATTAGAGATGGAAAGCGATACTATGACTTCATTGAGATTATGGCATGTCCCGGTGGTTGTATTGGTGGTGGAGGGCAACCAAAAAGCCTTGATCCAGATATTCTTAAAAAACGTGCAATGGCAATATACTCAATTGATGAGCTTAGTACACTTAGAAAATCTCACGAAAACCCAGATATTCAAAAACTATACGAAGAATTTCTTGAAAAACCAAATAGCCATATTGCTCACGAGCTATTACACACATATTACACAGATAGAACAGTAAAAAGCAAAGCAATTGTTGAGTAA
- a CDS encoding AEC family transporter, translating into MITTFFNILPPFLIILIGFIFGKAFSFDIKIVSKLSLWIMATILTFTFINDYPPKLSQLNTYGFGVAILFIIFYFVSLMFKEYKSLIFTNSVYINTGYLGYPILLSVWGEQALSYGVIYSILNMILGSIFVPMFLGKNINVKNIFKLPYIYVITIAYILSISGISYKNFPKPILETILLLKNAAIPLLLLYVGLSLSKINFKKINFKIVISTILIRLFIYPTLALIFVFITSMEKSLGKVFILESAMPTAINSVILIDAITGDSSDISLTVAATTLISAFTIPIWVFLIERFI; encoded by the coding sequence ATGATAACAACATTTTTCAATATTTTGCCACCATTTTTAATAATATTAATTGGATTCATCTTTGGTAAAGCTTTTTCTTTTGATATAAAAATTGTTTCAAAATTATCTTTATGGATAATGGCAACAATTTTAACATTCACCTTTATAAACGATTATCCACCAAAGCTTTCCCAATTAAATACCTACGGTTTTGGTGTTGCAATACTGTTTATTATATTTTACTTTGTTTCGTTAATGTTTAAAGAATACAAATCCCTAATTTTCACAAATAGCGTGTATATTAATACAGGATATCTTGGTTATCCCATACTTTTATCTGTTTGGGGAGAACAAGCTCTTTCGTATGGCGTTATTTACTCAATTCTCAATATGATACTAGGATCTATATTTGTTCCAATGTTTTTGGGAAAAAATATAAATGTAAAAAATATATTTAAACTTCCCTATATCTATGTAATTACAATTGCTTATATCCTGTCAATAAGTGGTATAAGTTACAAAAATTTTCCTAAACCAATCCTCGAAACAATTTTACTACTAAAAAATGCAGCTATACCCCTCTTGTTATTGTATGTTGGACTATCCCTATCAAAAATAAATTTCAAAAAAATAAACTTTAAAATTGTCATATCAACAATTTTAATAAGACTCTTTATTTACCCAACACTTGCTTTAATTTTTGTATTCATCACTTCAATGGAAAAAAGCTTGGGAAAGGTTTTTATCTTGGAAAGTGCAATGCCAACTGCAATAAACAGCGTAATACTTATAGATGCAATAACTGGGGATTCATCAGACATAAGCTTAACAGTAGCGGCAACTACATTAATTTCAGCATTTACAATTCCCATTTGGGTATTTCTTATTGAAAGGTTTATTTAA
- a CDS encoding TM1266 family iron-only hydrogenase system putative regulator — protein sequence MENFYSINIVVGKRSESYDKVNEILHNFSKYIKLRVGYPIEEEDSAVIFILFKGNNDILGSFTGKLGQIKYVKVKSMLIKKEG from the coding sequence ATGGAAAACTTCTATTCAATAAACATAGTTGTTGGAAAAAGAAGTGAATCCTATGATAAAGTAAACGAAATATTACACAATTTTTCAAAATATATAAAGTTAAGAGTAGGTTATCCAATTGAAGAAGAAGATAGCGCGGTAATATTTATACTATTTAAAGGTAACAACGATATATTAGGAAGTTTTACTGGAAAATTAGGACAAATAAAATATGTAAAAGTAAAAAGTATGCTAATAAAGAAGGAGGGATAA